One bacterium genomic region harbors:
- a CDS encoding dihydroorotate dehydrogenase, with amino-acid sequence MSEPRAVSLAARVGDLTLANPLLAASGCFGYGLECDPLLPPETFGAVVTKTITPLPRAGNPLPRIAETPAGMLP; translated from the coding sequence ATGAGTGAGCCGCGGGCCGTCTCGCTGGCCGCGCGCGTGGGGGACCTCACGCTCGCCAATCCGCTGCTCGCGGCCTCGGGTTGCTTCGGCTATGGGCTCGAGTGCGACCCGCTGCTTCCGCCCGAGACCTTCGGCGCCGTCGTCACGAAGACGATCACGCCCCTGCCGCGCGCGGGCAATCCGCTGCCGCGCATCGCCGAGACGCCGGCGGGCATGCTCCC